tattttgtgtatgtccattacatgaaatccaaataaaaatctatttaaattacaggttgtaatgcaacaaaataggaaaaacgccaaggggagtgaatacttttgcaaggcactgtaaataacCGTGTACCTCACAGTCATGTGCGATGGTGCATTTTAAGTGCATGTGTTTGTGGATGGTCCAATCCCCAACCCACCACCCCTCCCCATTCTTCCACACTAGCAACCACATCAAGTGTCCATATCAAGTCTTTTGTCAAAGTGTTCAATCCCAACTCACAGACAGATAGTACTTCTACAGTGTCTATATTGTCTCTATATCTGTGGGACCGGGGCTTCCTGGCTGAAAACCAATTATAGCATCTCTCTTGAGGACTCAACCAATTAGAGCCTCTCTCCAGCTGCGCTCAATGACCCGACCTCAGGATTCAAACTCGCTGTCGCTGCTGACGGAGATGTCGGGGGTGGAGGCTCCGGTGCCCCGGGGGCCGGTGCCAGTGCTGCAGTCGCTGGCCTCGGGGCTGCCCGGGTGACAGGGGGAGGCAGCCAGCAGGCGGGGGTGGTGGGCGTGGTGCTCCTGGACAGAACCCTCAGGGGAGCATCCGGAAGGCAGGTGGGTGGGGTCCTGCTGCAGTCtgggaacagggagaaggagatcGTGAAGTTAGTTTTAGAGACACATTGTTGGTTGAAGTGTTACCTAAGTGGTACACTTTGTGACTAATCGTGGCGCTTTTGTATTGAGGTAAAACAATAATCAATTGGCTCACACTGAAAAAGCAGTCTTTTGATAAATTGCTTCATTTTTCAGTTTAGAATTCAGAACATCTTCAACAAGACACAGCAAGTCAAAGGTTCAAGCTGAGTAACCTCCTCTCTTGCCTTGACTTGAGTCTTGACGTACCTGTTCTTTGCCGACGCGGCCCTGTCTCTCTGGCGTCGGTTCTTGAACCAGTTGCCAACCTGTGTGGGCGTGAGTCCCGTTGCCTGGGCCAGGTGCCGTTTCCTGGACGGGTTTGGGTAGGGGTCCTGGAGGTACCACTCCCTGAGCAGGCTACGAGTTCTCTCCTTGGAGACATAAAGGACACAACAATGGTCAGTTCCCTGCTTCATGTAACCAACAGTGTTCCTAATAATCTATATATTTCACAATCAGAAATGACATATGCAGCATATGGGTGTGATATATTTCATTAGGCTACTCCATTGATATTGTTAAGAGACGATTTCCTGCAGGGGAAGCCATGCTGAAAAGAATCGTATTAAATTGGATTTAAGGGATAATAACTATAATCTACATTATTAACATAAAGatgttatactgtatattggCTCAGGATAAAAGGGCTTAGTACTGGAGAGAGGGCTAGATGCCTTACGATTAGTAGAGGTTTATACTTTGTGGGGCAGCAAGATGATTTGCCTGCAGTACCTGACTCTACCACAAGAGGGGAATGTAACGGGGGAGTTGGGACATTAACTAAACTCCACTTGACCTACTGTACTATCTATAGCAAAAGTCAGTGCTCAGCCTCAGACCCTTCACCTAATGGTCTTGcacagacattaaccattcaatATTGTCAACAACATCCTGGGCCAGAGAGTGACATAGGTTGTTTCTGTGGAAATATGACCTGCTCAAAGTGTGTATCTGCCCAGGGTTAAGTCTAGGACTACTCAGTCAGTCACAATCTTTTTTGTGCTGTGTGTAGCTACTGTATCTTCTAAAATGACCTATTCCCTGCTCTGTTTCAAGTGATTTCATAAGCATTTAATAGTGATTTTGTTGGTTGAAGTGCATTTCGAAGCAACCAAAATCCTGCAATGGCTAACAGGAATAGGGATGCCTTATGCCTGTGTTTTTTGTTTTCCAAAGATAACTGATGATGTCTATACTGACATCCAAAAGGTAAAACACTGTTACGCCCAACATTTCTCCCTAGACCTAATGATTGTCTGCTTGGTTCCATAGACCTTTGCGTTGGAGTGATGTTGACTGCTACAGTAACCTGGGCGGGATCCAAAAACGGAATACCTCTCTGTTTCACTACTGTTTCACTTCACTAGTGAAAGGTTCCGGTATTCAGTGGAATCGCCTCCTAAGCAATATCAAAGACACTGGCCATCCAGCACCAAGGAGAGTGGTACTTCTTTTTTAAAAGTTTGTTTGACGTTGTATTATCGTTGTCCTGTCCTCTGTTATTTGTGTAACCGAGTGTAGCCTAGTAGCTAGGTCTACTGTGCAGCATAACCTCCAACGTTTATGTTACTTATTTTTCTGAACCACTCCAAAAAGAAGTTCCTTTGCAGGAAAATAAAGTTATTCTATTCTATCCCAGGCTAGGTGATTGCTCTGGTGGAAACTCCAGAGTAAAAGGGAGCTTGGCTTATACCGCCACAGGTGGTCCCTGACACACAAGGTTTATACTGTTGCAAATTGACTCCCTCtgtgtttgcatcccaaatggcaccctattcccaatgtagtcactacttttgaccagggcccatagagcttgggtcaaaagtagtgcactatatagggaatagagtgccatttgggacacaacacaTGCACTATAGCCTACAGCCTATAGCAGCACAGTCCCCATTCAACATGCTCTTATGGAGCTCTTTAACCACAGGATTACTGCAGGTTGAAGTAGCCTGAAATCTAGACCTGTTTTGTGCTAACAGTTCCCCTCCTTGTACTCTGTGTCGTATGAAGAATGGATTGTTGTCACAAAAAGATTGTTACCCAGGCTAAGGTTGAAGAGCAGAAGCATCTCTTCTCACCTATGTAATTTACATACTGAGATTTTTCTTTAatgaaaatactttaaaaaacaaatatatattttgtgtagcCTATTGAGTCTTGATTTGGCGGACATTGCTTGTTTCTTGGCTATAACATTTAGCCTGTAATTCATAAGGTTGgtgatgtttttttgttttgtgaaTCCACACAAAGACGCTAATGCATATTGCCAGTGGTTCAGCAGAGAGACTGTAGACAATCATGTATTGGTCCGTCTCTCAGTAAAGGAAGTGACATGTGCAGCCATATTACTACAGACAAGATATGTCCTGTTTGAAACTTTGCCATCAAACTTTGCCATCAAACTCAAAGCAGTGAATGGTAGAAAGTGAAACGCTATAAAATGACATATTAGAACATCATTTAACAGGATCTCTGTGGGAAACACCATTGCATTAATGTATTTCCCTATAGAAATAGCCTACAGCCTCTTATGTGAAAAACTTTTACTATGTCTAACCTAACCTTGCAGGAGGGTATTGACCTTATTATCTATAGTCTGAGTTAACAGAGATCAGGactggagaaaaagagagaacccTTGTCAGTGACTCAGTGTCATTAGCAACTGAAGCGCTCAGGAACTATTGGGGACTTGATATGCCAAGGTGCCATAATGGGACCATCTGAagttatttcagatttttttgtttagtttaacctttatttaactaggcaagtcagttaagaacaaattcttatttacaatgacacccaaggaacagtgggttaactgccttgttcaggggcagaacgacagatgtttcaGTGTAAGAATttcaaaatgttttacaaattAACAATTAACAGTGAGTCAGCCCAGTAGGCTACATACATTATTGGTTACAGTCAGATATTAGTTATAGCCAGTTAGTGTATATAGGCATATGTATGATGAAGGTGCGTAACTATAGGTATGGTGCGAAAGAATAATACTTACAGCTTGGTGTCTCACCTTAAAGCAGTGCGTCTTCTGTTCGCCGTCCCAGATGGTGCGAGGCAGTGGGAACTTCTTCCGGATACGGTACTTCTCCACCGGTCCCAGGGGACGGCCCCGGAGCCGCTCTGCCTCGCGATAATGCGCGTCCAGCCACAGATCTTGGAGTTTGGCGTGAGACTCGCGTGTAAAGCGGTGACTCTGGAGGATCTGGTAAAGCGCCTCGAAGTTTCCTCCGTGGAAGGCGACCAGCGCCCGGGCGCGCATCACTGACTCGTGGCGGTTGAGAGCCTCCCCGGCGGAGCCAGGGACAGCATCAGGCAGGGACCATAAGAACCGCCCCAGGCGCTCGATGTCGCCGGTCTCCTCGAGGTTCTCGCACACCCGAGCCACTTGTTCCGGGGTGAACATCGGCAAAGGGAACATCTTTCCCCTTTTTCGTTCTTCTCAGACTTTGTCAACAAATAAAATAGTCTATATTATCATATAtctaaaaaataaatgttggttCAGCTAAATGGACATGGCCAATGGTCATATCATTCCAATTGTCTGGTGCGTGAATTGTCCTTTTACGCACCACGTCCCAGTGAGCCTCCCAGTGAAACGGATGTTTAGTTGAATCAAATATAGTTTTGTAGTAAAAATAAATCTGATTGGCAGCGAGTTCCTTATGTAAGTTGTTTCTCCTGTCTTTTCCCGGTATTGGCAAGTGATGCTATATTTGACAACAGTCGCGTCGGAGCCAGGCACTTCCTGGAGTTCGGTCGGTTCTAGTAGGCTAAAGAAAGAACGAAAGAACGCCAGGAGTCAACCTGTATTTATAGATAGAAACAATTAGCATCTTTGTAGATGTTTTGAGAGGGATTATGCGCCTCGCAGTCATTAGCCACTTAGCGGGGGGTAATGTGTATAGAGGTGACAGCCTGATCAGATTGTTTGTTTTAGCCGAGGGATACATTGACTGTCAGGATGATTGGGAAGCTAACAACAAAGATATTTAATTGGTCTGATCTGCATGATTGGCCGGCCGGGGGAAATCCATTACAGGCCAAAGGACAGGGAGGAGGAtgtggggaagagaagagaagagatgaggaAATTGTGTGTAATCAAGCGTTTTTTTACCCATTTGGCCTGGTTGGTATTTACCAGAAAGTTAAATCACCTAAATATAATGAAGTGATACATAATCAATAACTTTTCTATAACCAATCACTTGATAATTGGAATAGTAGAATAGTGACATATTATTGTTGTGTTTATAATAATGTGAAAAAATGTTTGGTTTAAAAACATCTATATTTGACTCTTACGTATAGTTTTAGTTTACAGTTTGTCAACAAATTATTGTAGGTCTTCGGTAAATTGTGCACATATTTTAGATAGGCCTAACccaaacctaagtaattgtattcagatgtgtttttttgtttgtagttGTTTTTTAATCCTGGTGGATGGATGCACCCTGGCTCATAACATGTATGGGTTATAGATGACAGACCGCTTCACAGCTATAGTGTATGCTCTGATTTTAATGAGGTTCGAATCTGAGCGCCAGAGCTACGGTGCTTAGGCCTTGGCAATCTGTATCTGTATCACATACCCGGCGGCCGCTTCCATTTGCCCACGGTGAAATTTCCGAGGTGCATGTTTGGCAAAGCTGCTAAGCATCCTCTCAACGCTCCCGACAAAAGTAATCGCCTTTTAATTAAAGTGGACACTCATACGGTAGACGTATCCTCCGCCACCCCGGTCCGTCCACGGGTCAGGATCGTTTTTTTGAAACGTCTCTGGAGGCAGGGTGATGGACGGCAGTGTTACTCGGGGACACGGTATTATATAATCCTGCTTCATGGGTTCAATCCCTTTCTGATTTTATTAATCAATCTTTAGGGGACACTTTTTTTATTAATCCGGTTTAGAATAAGCATCTGTCCACGAATGCGGTACAACAAGCACACATGATAAACTATATTATATGAGTATAGGCTATAGGGAATTGATATATGCTCTATAGCATATTAGATTATAGCCTATAGCTTTTCTATTTCATTCAACAGATCTGGGTCTTTAGGCACATTGCATATTCTTTTTTAATTATTCATCATTGTATTTATTAAGCTACTGTTTTGTTTAGGGGAATAATGTTAATACGTTTGTGTATGGTGGTGGAGGTGGGTTGGGGTCAGTTCAGGAAAATCCTACTTGAAAATAAATAGTTTTTTTATTCTTGAATTGGAATTTCATTTAGTCTCCGGAATTGATGGAATTGACAGTAACCCTGGACAGTTTACATCCATAGTCTCTAGACTACAAAAGCATATTAATGCCATGCCAATCCAGCAGACCATGCTTATGAATTTTGTGTGCATATAGGTTTTAAAGTAGAAGTTGTGGTCATGTAAAGAAAGGGTCATGGTTTAGAAACAGGTAAAGTGGTTTAGTCTTGTCCAACAATCTTTCTATAAAACACAAATATGCGTTTACCAGACAATACAGGCTTAGCTGGAGACCTTCGAGGTCATGATTGATTATATAATTTAAACAACAGACAATTAATTCTGACTTTATGTAGAATTTAACTGTAATAGCTGAATAAATACTTTCTTTTATTGGGAGATTTTCTTTCTtcagttttcttattttgttgtaTAACCTCTGAAAATTACTAGTACAATTGAATTGACTACAGACACACTACATGTCCAAAAGTAGGTGGACAtgtaacatctcattccaaaatcatgggcattaatatggagttggtcccccttttgctgctataacagcctccactcttctgggaaggctttccagtagatgttggaacattgctgcagggacttgcttccattcagccacaagagcattagtgaggtcgggcactgatgttgggcaactaggcctggcttgcagtcagtgttccaattcatcacaaaggtattagatgaggttgaggtcagggctttgtgcaggcaagtcaagttcttccacatcgatcttgacaaaccatttctgtatggtcttcactttgtgcatgggggcattgtcatgctgaaacaggaaaggcccttccccaaactgttgccacaaa
This is a stretch of genomic DNA from Salvelinus alpinus chromosome 11, SLU_Salpinus.1, whole genome shotgun sequence. It encodes these proteins:
- the LOC139534383 gene encoding homeobox protein SIX6-like isoform X2 codes for the protein MFPLPMFTPEQVARVCENLEETGDIERLGRFLWSLPDAVPGSAGEALNRHESVMRARALVAFHGGNFEALYQILQSHRFTRESHAKLQDLWLDAHYREAERLRGRPLGPVEKYRIRKKFPLPRTIWDGEQKTHCFKERTRSLLREWYLQDPYPNPSRKRHLAQATGLTPTQVGNWFKNRRQRDRAASAKNRLQQDPTHLPSGCSPEGSVQEHHAHHPRLLAASPCHPGSPEASDCSTGTGPRGTGASTPDISVSSDSEFES
- the LOC139534383 gene encoding homeobox protein SIX6-like isoform X1; its protein translation is MFPLPMFTPEQVARVCENLEETGDIERLGRFLWSLPDAVPGSAGEALNRHESVMRARALVAFHGGNFEALYQILQSHRFTRESHAKLQDLWLDAHYREAERLRGRPLGPVEKYRIRKKFPLPRTIWDGEQKTHCFKVRHQAERTRSLLREWYLQDPYPNPSRKRHLAQATGLTPTQVGNWFKNRRQRDRAASAKNRLQQDPTHLPSGCSPEGSVQEHHAHHPRLLAASPCHPGSPEASDCSTGTGPRGTGASTPDISVSSDSEFES